In one Gracilinanus agilis isolate LMUSP501 chromosome 6, AgileGrace, whole genome shotgun sequence genomic region, the following are encoded:
- the GNG3 gene encoding guanine nucleotide-binding protein G(I)/G(S)/G(O) subunit gamma-3 yields the protein MKGETPVNSTMSIGQARKLVEQLKIEASMCRIKVSKAAADLMTYCDAHACEDPLITPVPTSENPFREKKFFCALL from the exons ATGAAAGGAGAGACCCCTGTAAACAGCACCATGAGCATTGGGCAAGCCCGAAAATTGGTGGAGCAGCTCAAGATAGAAGCCAGCATGTGCCGGATAAAG GTATCCAAGGCAGCCGCTGACCTGATGACATACTGTGATGCCCACGCCTGTGAGGATCCCCTCATCACTCCTGTGCCCACCTCGGAGAACCCCTTCCGGGAGAAGAAGTTCTTCTGTGCCCTGCTCTGA